CTCCTGGTGGCCTCGGGCACCGCCACCTTGCAGGCCGCCCTGGCGGGCACCCCGGGGGTGGTGGTATACAAGACCGGAGGCTTCAACTACTTGGTGGCGCGCTCCCTGATCAAGGTGGAGCACATCGCCATGCCCAATCTCATCGCCGGCCATCGCCTCCTGCCCGAGCTGATCCAGGGCGAGGCCACGGCCGAGAACCTGGCCGCCGAAGCCTATGAACTGCTGACCGATCAGGCCCGCCGCCGCCAGGTGCAAGAGGGCCTGGCCGAGGTGCGCCGCCGCCTGGGCGGACCGGGGGCCAACCGCCGCGTGGCCGAACTGGCCCTCGGCATGATGGAGGACAAGCACTAGTGGAAGACCGCGCCGCCAAACGAGCCCGCGACAAGAAGCACATCAAGCGGCTGTTGTCCATGGTGCGCCCCTACTGGAAGCGCCTGGCCGGGGCCATGGCCCTGATGGTGATCGTGGGGGCCGCCACCTCGGCCATGGCCTATCTGGTCAAGCCGGTGATGGACCAGATCTTCGTGGCTAAGAACCAGAACCTCCTGATGCTCTTGCCCATCGGCATCGTGGTGCTCTACGCGGTCAAGGGCGGGGCGGCCTATGGCCAGACCTACCTCATGCAATACGTGGGTCAGCGCATCGTCACCCAGTACCGCATCGATCTCTACGCCCATTTGCAGCGCCTGAGCCTGAGCTACTACGACCGCACGCCCACCGGCGAGTTGATGAGCCGCATCACTAACGACGTGAACCAGATGCAGGGCGCGGTCTCCAGCGTGGTCACCGGGGTGCTCAAGGATCTGTTCACCATCTTCGGGCTCATGGCGGTGATCATCTACCGCGACTGGTTCTTGGCCATCTTCGCCCTGGGGGTGTTCCCCCTGTGCGTGATTCCCCTGGTCAAGTTCGGCCGCCGGCTACGCAAGATTTCCCACCGCTCCCAGGAGACCATGTCCGATGTGACCGTGCTGTTGCACGAGACCATCGCCGGGGCGCGCATCGTCAAGGGCTTCTGCCGCGAGGACTACGAGACCCAGCGCTTCACCGACGAGGCTTTCCGTCTCTTCCGGCTGCGCATGAAGGACATCTCCACCCGCGCCCTGTCCAGCCCCACCATGGAGTTCCTGGGCGGCCTGGGCATCGCGGGCATCCTGTTCTACGGCGGCTGGCAGGTTATCCACGGCGTGTCCACGCCCGGCACCTTCTTCTCCTTTCTCACCGCCCTGATTCTGCTCTATGAGCCGGTCAAGCGGCTGAGCAACATGAACAACGACATTCAGAACGGCCTGGCGGCGGCCGAGCGGGTGTACCGCGTTTTGGATGAGCCGGTGGAGATCGACGAGAAGCCCGGCGCGGTGGAGCTGTCCCCGCTCAAAAGCGAGATCCGCTACGACAAGGTGAGCTTCTCCTACCGCCCCGACGAGCCGGTGCTCACGGAGGTGAACCTCACCGTGCCCAAGGGCCAGGTGCTGGCCCTGGTGGGCACCAGCGGCGGCGGCAAGACCACCCTGGTCAACCTGCTGCCCCGTTTCTACGAGGTCAGCGACGGAGCCATCCGCATCGACGGCGTGGATATCCGCGAGTGCAGCCTGACCAGCCTGCGCTCCCAGATCGCCATCGTGACCCAGCAGACCATCCTGTTCAATGACACCATCAAGAACAACATCGCCTACGGACGCCCCGGCGCCACGGAGCAGCAGGTGGCCGCCGCCGCCCAGGCGGCCTATGCCACCGGGTTCATCGAGCATCTGCCCAATGGCATGGACTCCATGATCGGCGAGAGCGGGGTGCTGCTCTCCGGCGGTGAGCGCCAGCGCCTTTCCATCGCGCGGGCTCTGTTGGCCGACCGGCCCATCCTCATCCTGGACGAGGCCACCAGCAGCCTGGACACCGAGAGCGAGATGCAGGTGCAAAAGGCCCTGGAGAACCTCATGGCCGGGCGCACCACCTTTGTGATCGCCCACCGGCTTTCCACCGTGCAGCGGGCCGACCGCATCCTGGTGGTCAGCGGCGGGCGCATCGTGGAGGAGGGGCGGCACGATGAGCTTCTGGCCATGGGTGGCGTGTACACCCGTTTGCACCGCATGCAGTTCGCGGTGGACCAGGGCCTGGAAACCGCTCCGGCTTCCACGACGGAGGCGGCCGGGGAGGGGAGCTAGGGCCATGCGGACCGTGTGGCTGCACCATGCCGAGCCCGCCGCGCTGGTGCGCCGGGGGATCGTCCTGGTGGCGGCCCTGGGGGCCATGGCCGGGGTGATGATCTGGGGCATGGACCAGCCGGTGCGCGAGGCCCTGGGCGCCTTCGGCAAAGGAACCTTCGGCCACGCCTGGGGCCAGGCCGCCTACTGGATGGGCCTGGGCGGCACCCAGATCGCGGCGGCGGTGCTGGTGATCCTGGCCGCCCTGGGCTGCAAGAACTTTCCTTGGCGCCGCCTGGGCCTGGACTGCCTCTACGCGGTGGTGGTGGCCGGTCTCTCCACCCAGGTGATCAAGCACATCGTGGGCCGGGCCCGGCCCCGCCTGAATCTTTCGCCCGCCGACATCATCGGCCCCACCTTTGACAGCGACTGGCACTCCTTCGTCTCGGGCCACGCGGCCACCAGCTTCGCCCTGGCGGCGGTGCTGGCCGCCCGCTGGCCCCACGGCGCGCCGGTGTTCTACACTCTGGCCGCCTTTATCGCGGCCGGGCGCATCATAAGCGGTTCGCACTACGCCTCGGACGTGCTGGGCGGCATGGCCCTGGGCTTGGCCGTGGGCTGGCTTTTGGTCATGCGGCGCAATTACCAGCTGGCGGAGGCGGCGCGATGAGCCCCAAGGCCCAGATCAAAGGCGCCTTGGCCTTGCTGATGGTGCTGGCCCTGGCGGCGGCGCTCTTGTTGGCTGGGCTGGGCGAGATTCCCCTCACCGATCGCGACGAGGGCGAGTACGCGGCGGCGGTGGCGGCCATGCGCGCTCAGGGCGACTGGCTGGTGCCCACCCTCAACGGCAAGCTCTATCTGGAAAAGCCCATCCTGGTCTATTGGGCCATGGCCGGCAGCCAGGCCATTATGGGCGACAACGAAATTGCGGCCCGGATGCCCTCGGCCCTGGCCGGGTTCCTGCTGGTGCTGGCCGTGGGCCTCGCCGTGTGGCGCGCCGGTGGCAGGGCCTCCCTGGGGGCCATGGCCGCGGCGGCCTTGGCCTTCAGCCCACTTTTTGTGCTGGTGTCTCGCGCCTGCCTCACCGACGCGCTCCTGAGCCTGTGGACCACCCTGTCCTTGCTCTGGGCCTGGCTGGCCCTGGAGCAGCCCGATGGCGAGGGGCGCAAATGGTGGCTCCTGGCCTGGGCCGCCCTAGGCCTGGGCTTCCTCACCAAGGGCCCGGTGGCCCTGGCCGTGGTGCTGCCGGCCGTGGGCATCTACGCCCTGGTGCAGGGGAGCTTGGTGCGCGCCCTCAAGGAAGCGCAGTGGCTTTGGGGGCTCGTCATCTTCCTGGCGATCAACCTGCCTTGGTACGGCCTGGTGTGGTGGAAGCTGGGCGACACCTTTATTGACGCCTTTTTCGTGAGCCAGAACCTGCGCCGCTTCTCCGAGACCCTGCTGGGCCACGGGGGAGGGCTGTTCTATTACTTGCCGGTGCTGTTCCTGGGGGCCTTCCCCTTTGCCGCCCTGGCCCTGCCCGAGCTGGGCCGCGCCCTGGGCCAGAACCCCCGTTCCCTGCGCCAAGAAGACCCCCTGGCGGCGCTGCACATGCTCGCGGCCATCGCCCTGCTGGTGGTGCTGGTGGTGTTCTCCCTGGCCGCCACCAAGCAGATCAACTACGTGCTGCCCGCCTTGCCCTTCCTGGCCGTGCTGGCCGGGTGCCAGCTGGACCGCATCCGCCGGGGCGAGATCGGCGGCCGTTTGGCCCGGCCGGTGTTTTGGGGCCTCTTGTGGCTGGGCGGGGGCATCCTGGTGGTGGCCCTGGCCGCGGTGCCCATCGGCCTGCCCCTGTTCTGGGGCAAGATCGAGGCCTCCATCCGCTTCGATTCCAGCGAGTATGCCTTGCCCCTGGCCGCACCGCGCATGATCCTGTGGCCCCTGTTGTCCGCGCTCATGGCGGGCGTGGCTACCTATGGCTTCACCTGGGCCTGGCGGCGGGGCCGGGGACGCGCGGCCGCCTGGTCCTTGGGCGCGGGGGCGGCGCTGTTCTGCGGGGTGGTGTTCCTGGGTCTGCTGCCCCAGGCCGCCGGGAGCATCCAGACCCCGGCCAAGGCGCTGGCCCTGGAGGTTCAGCGCCGGGTGGGGCCGGATGACGCCCTGGTCACCTTCGGCCTGTGGAAGCCCAGCCTGATCTACTACACCGGCCGCGAACTGCCCCGCTACAAGACCGACCAGCAGGCCGAGCTGGACAAGGCCCTGAGCGCGGCCAAGCCGGTGTACGTGTTGAGCCGGGCGCGTCTGCGCGGTAAATTGCAGACCAACCCCGCCTTCACCATGTTGAGCGAGCGGGAAGGTTATTTGCTGGGGGGCAACCCGGCCGCGGCCAGCTCCTGGCGCGGCGAGGCCCCCCCGCCGGTGGAGTCCGAGGAGACCAAGTGAAAGACCTGTGGTCAAATCCGGTGTGGCAGCGCCGCATCTATGTGCTGATCCTGCTGGCAGTGTGCGCGGCCCTGTTCTTCGGGCTGGGCGGCATGCGCGACCTGTGGGAGAGCGACGAGGCGCGCTACGCCGAGCTGGGCCGGGAGATGCTTAACTCGGGCTCCTTCAGCCACTGGGTCATTCCCCGCCTGGACTACGTGATCTACCTGGAAAAGCCGCCCCTGTACTACTGGCTCACCGCGCTCAGCTTCGCCATCTTCGGGGTGGGGGAGGCGGCCGCCCGCCTGGTGCCCGCATTTTTCGGCACCCTCAGTGTGCTCCTCGCCTTTTTCCTGGGCCGCGAGATGTGGGGCGAGGAACGGGCTGGCTTCTGGTCCGGCCTGGTCTTGGCCACCTCGCTGATGTTCTTCGCGCTCAGCCGGGTGATCCTGGTGGACATGGTGCTCTGCTTCGGGGTCATGCTGGCCGTGTGGGGGGCCTGGAGCCTGCGCGCCGGGCGGGGCTGGGGGCTCTACGCCTTTTGGGTGGGCTGCGCCATCGGCTTTTTGACCAAGGGCGTGTTGGGCCCGGGCTTGGCGGCCATGGCCGTGGTGCTTTTCGCGGCCCTGGCCCTGGAGTGGCGGCTGATCAAGGGCCTGCTGGATTGGCGGGGCCCGGCCTTGTTCGTGCTCATTTGCGCGCCCTGGGTCATCGCCGCCGGTCTCTTGCAAGACGGCTTCATCAAGTACTTCTTCTGGGACGAGCAGGTGGGGCGCTTGCTCACCACCAAGCACCACCGCTTCCAGCCCTGGTGGTTCTACTTCGCGCTGATTCCCGGGGCCTTCTTCCCCTGGATCGCCTTGCTGCCCTGGGCGGCCTGGCGCACCTTCCCCCGCCAACTCTGGCGCTCGCCCGAGGCGCGTCCCTGGCTGCTGTGCGCGGTGTGGTTCGTGGGCTACTTCGCCTTCCTCACCCTGTCCCGCTCCAAGATGATGCACTACGCCCTGCCCATGCTGCCGCCCCTGGCCCTGATCGTGGCGCGGCCCCTGAGCGGGGTGATGTCCTGGCCTCGGGGAGCCGCCGCTCCGGCCGGGCTACGGGCCAGCCTCACCGCTCTGGCCGGGCTGTGCCTGCTGGCCGGGCTGGCTCTGTTGGTGGTGCCGGCCACCAACCCGGACATCAGCTACGCCCAGGCCGGGCCTCTGCTCTTCGCGGGGCCCCTGGTGCTGGCCCTGGTGTCGTTGGGGGTGTGGCTGGTGCGCGGTCGGGCCTGGTCCGCGGCCTATGCCCCCCTGGCGGTGTTTCTGCTCCTGGTGCTGGGCGCGGCCCTGGCCGCCCCCACCCTGGACCGCTTCCGCTCGGTGGGGCCCCTGGTCAAGCCCATCGCCGCCCAGCTACGGCCCAGCGACCTGGTGGCCACCCTGGGCGACTACTGGCACGGCACGGCCTTTTACGCCAAACGCCGGGTGGCGGTGGTGGACAACTGGGGCGAACTGGACTTCGGACGCCGTTTGGCCCCCCCGGCCGAGCGCTCCCTGTGGTTCATGAAGGGTGACCAGTCCCTCTTGAAGCTCATGGGCGGCGACCGGCGGGTGTTCGTTATCGCCGAGACCCCCCGCTGGAAGAAGTTCCAGGCCCGAGCCCAGCGCGCGCCCAAGGCCCTGCCTCTGTTCGCCTGGGCCACCGTGGGCGACAAGACCCTGTTCTCCAACCGCCCCCCGAGCTAGGGTTGTTCCTAACTAACCGGGTACGCTTGATTTATCGCCCTTTGCCTGCCATAGTATAAGCCCGTGGGCCAAGGGCCCTTCTTTGATTGTTCAGGAGTAAGCGCCATGGCGGCCGAGACCCATACCCATCCCGAAATATCGGTGGTGATCCCCGTTTTCAACGAGGAGGACAACCTGGTGGAGCTGCACGCCCGCCTGGCCGCCACCCTCAACAACTTCGGCTCGTCCTGGGAGGTCATCTACGTCGACGACGGCTCCAAGGACGGCTCCTGGGAGCTGCTGAGCCGCATCCAGGCCCAGGACGCCCACGCCCGTTTGGTGCGCTTCAACCGCAACTACGGCCAGCACATGGCCATCTTCGCGGGCTTCGAGCGGGTCAAGGGCCAGGTGGTGGTCACCCTGGACGCGGATCTGCAAAACCCGCCCGAAGAGGTGCCCAAGCTGGTGGCCAAGCTGAACGAGGGCTACGACGTGGTCTCCGGCTGGCGGCAGAACCGCCACGACTCGGTGCTGCGCAAGATCCCCACCTGGATCGTGGCCAAGATGACCAGCCGGGTGGTGGGGGTGAACCTCAGGGACTACGGCTGCATGCTCCGGGCCTACCGCCGCGAGATCGTTCAGGCCATGTGCGCCTCCCAGGAGACCTCCTCCTACATCCCGGCCCTGGCCAACATCTACGCGGCCAGCGTGGCCGAGATTCCGGTGGCCCACGCCGAGCGGGCCGGGGGCGAGTCCAAGTACAGCATCTTCAAGCTCATCAAGCTCAACTTCGACCTGATGACCGGCTTCTCGGTATTGCCTATTCAGATGATCAGCGTCATGGGCGTGCTGGTGGCCCTGGTGGGGCTGGGCTTCGGCGTGTTCCTGTTCGTCAGGCGGCTCATCGTGGGGCCGGAGGTCGAGGGCGTCTTCACCCTGTTCGCCATCCTCTTCGTGTTCGTGGGCCTGCAAATCCTTGGCGTGGGGCTCATCGGCGAATATCTGGGCCGGGTCTACCGCGAGGTGCGCCGCCGGCCGCGCTTCGTCATCCGCGAGACCAAGGGCCCCGACTCCGAGGCCTGATCATGCCTTCCGGCCAGCTCCAGTCCGCCGAGGGCGCCACCCGTTTGGTGCTCAAGGTGGACATCGACACCAAGGTGGGTTTGTGCGAGGGAGTGCCCCGCCTCATGGACATTTTCGCCCGGGCGGGGGTCAAGGCCTCGGTCTACGTGGCCATGGGGCCGGACCACTCGGGCCGCGCCCTGGCCCGCCTGGTCAAACCCGGCTTCCTGCAAAAGCAGCTTCGCTCCGGCGCGGCCGGGGCCTACGGCGTCACCACCATGCTCTACGGCGTGGTGCTGCCCGGGCCCATCATCGCCGAGGCGGCCCCGCATCTGTTCCATGAGTTGATCGCGGCGGGCCACGAGGCCGGCCTGCACGGCTGGGACCACGTGTTCTGGCACGATCGTATGCGCCATCTGCCTCCCCAGCGCCTGCGCTCCCATCTGGGCCGGGCCTGGCGGTTATACAAGGAGATCACCGGCCAGGCGCCCACCACCTTTGCCTCGCCGGGCTGGCAGATCACCCCGGACGGCTTCTTGGCCCTGGCCACCATGGGCATCACCCACGCCTCCTGCACCCGGGGCGAGCGCCCCTTCCGGCCCGTGGTGCGCGGCCGCGTCTTGCCCTTGGTGGAGCTGCCCACCACCATGCCCACCCTGGACGAGGTCCTGGGCCGGAACGGCGTGACCCTGGAGAGCGCGGCGGCCACCCTGGCCCAGCAGGTGCGCCCCGGCGAGCTCAACGTCTTCACCCTGCACGGCGAGGTGGAGGGCAGGGCGCAGGCCCCGGTGCTCGGCGAGCTTATCAGCCGCTTGCAGGACCAGGGCGTGGTTTTCCAGCGCCTGGTGGACGCGGCCCATGAGGCCTTGGCCGGGCCGCTGCCCGCCGGGGACATCCGCTGGGGCACGGTGGAAGGCCGGGCCGGAGAGCTGGCCTTTGCCGCCGGGGGCGCGGTGTGAAGCGCGCCCTCTATAGCACCGCCCTGGGTCTGGGGACCATCGCCGCCGCGCCCTTTATCGCCGCCCGGCTGACCCGCCCCGCCAAGCGCGCGGCCACCCTGGCCCGCCTGGGCCTGGGGCCGCTCTGCCGCCCGCCCCGTTTGTCACCCGGCGGCATCTGGCTGCACGCCTTGAGCGTGGGCGAGACCGCCTCGGCCCTGCCCCTGGTGGCCGGGCTGCGGGACCACTTCCCGGAAAAACCAATCGCCTTTTCCAGCGGCACCGGCCAGGGCCTGGCCACGGCGCAAGACATGGTGGGCGATAAGGCCGACGCCTTGTTCATACGCCCCTTGGAGCTGCCCTGGGCCTTGGGACCGGTGCTGAACGCCCTGCGCCCCGGCCTGGCCATTCTGGTGGAGGGCGACCTCTGGCCCGGCTGGCAGTGGTCCCTGGCCGCGCGGGGGGCGCGCCGCCTCTTGGTAAACGGCCGGGTGAGTCCGCGCACCCTGCGGGGATACCGCCGCATGGGCGGCCTGGCCCGCGAGCTGTTCCGGGGCTTCGACCTAGTGCTCATGCAGACCCCCACGGACCGCGAGCGCCTGCTCTCGGTGGGCGTGGAGCCCGCCAAGGTGCGGGTGGCAGGCAACCTCAAGTTCGACAGCGCCCCGGCTCAGCTGGGCGAGACCGGGCGCGCGGCCCTGGCCGAGGAGTTGGGCCTGGGCGGACGCATGGTGCTGGTGGCCGGCTCTACCCACGCGGGCGAGGATGAGGCCTGTTTGGACGCCTTTACCCAGCTGCGCGGGGCGCATCCCGGCCTGGCCCTGCTCATCGCGCCCCGCGAGGTGGAGCGGGGCGGGGCGGTGGCTCGCCTGGCTGAGGCGCGGGGCCTGAGCGTGGCCCGGGTGTCCCAAGGCATTAATCCGGGCGCGGACGTGGTGGTGCTGGACGTTCTGGGCAAGCTGGCCCCAGCCTATGCCCTGGGGGTGGCCGGTTTCGTGGGCGGCTCCCTGACCCCCATAGGCGGGCACAACCTGCTGGAGCCCGCCGCCCAGGGCGTGCCGGTGATCTTCGGCCCGCACACCCACAACTTCCTGGAGATGGCCCGCGATTTGGAGGCGGCCGGAGGCGGGATGCGCGTGGGCACCGGCGCGGAGCTGGGCGCGGTGTGGGCCCGCCTGCTGGACGACCCATCCGAGGCGGGGCGCATCGGCGCGGCGGCCCTGGATTTCGTGGCAGCCCACCGGGGCGCGGTGGGCCGCGCGGTGGAAGCGGCGGAGGAGCTTTTGGAGGGCGCGCGTGGCTAAGGGCTACGAGGCCCTGTGGCGCCGGGTGGAGAGCGGC
This region of Desulfarculaceae bacterium genomic DNA includes:
- the msbA gene encoding lipid A export permease/ATP-binding protein MsbA gives rise to the protein MVRPYWKRLAGAMALMVIVGAATSAMAYLVKPVMDQIFVAKNQNLLMLLPIGIVVLYAVKGGAAYGQTYLMQYVGQRIVTQYRIDLYAHLQRLSLSYYDRTPTGELMSRITNDVNQMQGAVSSVVTGVLKDLFTIFGLMAVIIYRDWFLAIFALGVFPLCVIPLVKFGRRLRKISHRSQETMSDVTVLLHETIAGARIVKGFCREDYETQRFTDEAFRLFRLRMKDISTRALSSPTMEFLGGLGIAGILFYGGWQVIHGVSTPGTFFSFLTALILLYEPVKRLSNMNNDIQNGLAAAERVYRVLDEPVEIDEKPGAVELSPLKSEIRYDKVSFSYRPDEPVLTEVNLTVPKGQVLALVGTSGGGKTTLVNLLPRFYEVSDGAIRIDGVDIRECSLTSLRSQIAIVTQQTILFNDTIKNNIAYGRPGATEQQVAAAAQAAYATGFIEHLPNGMDSMIGESGVLLSGGERQRLSIARALLADRPILILDEATSSLDTESEMQVQKALENLMAGRTTFVIAHRLSTVQRADRILVVSGGRIVEEGRHDELLAMGGVYTRLHRMQFAVDQGLETAPASTTEAAGEGS
- a CDS encoding glycosyltransferase family 39 protein, whose protein sequence is MSPKAQIKGALALLMVLALAAALLLAGLGEIPLTDRDEGEYAAAVAAMRAQGDWLVPTLNGKLYLEKPILVYWAMAGSQAIMGDNEIAARMPSALAGFLLVLAVGLAVWRAGGRASLGAMAAAALAFSPLFVLVSRACLTDALLSLWTTLSLLWAWLALEQPDGEGRKWWLLAWAALGLGFLTKGPVALAVVLPAVGIYALVQGSLVRALKEAQWLWGLVIFLAINLPWYGLVWWKLGDTFIDAFFVSQNLRRFSETLLGHGGGLFYYLPVLFLGAFPFAALALPELGRALGQNPRSLRQEDPLAALHMLAAIALLVVLVVFSLAATKQINYVLPALPFLAVLAGCQLDRIRRGEIGGRLARPVFWGLLWLGGGILVVALAAVPIGLPLFWGKIEASIRFDSSEYALPLAAPRMILWPLLSALMAGVATYGFTWAWRRGRGRAAAWSLGAGAALFCGVVFLGLLPQAAGSIQTPAKALALEVQRRVGPDDALVTFGLWKPSLIYYTGRELPRYKTDQQAELDKALSAAKPVYVLSRARLRGKLQTNPAFTMLSEREGYLLGGNPAAASSWRGEAPPPVESEETK
- a CDS encoding polysaccharide deacetylase family protein — translated: MPSGQLQSAEGATRLVLKVDIDTKVGLCEGVPRLMDIFARAGVKASVYVAMGPDHSGRALARLVKPGFLQKQLRSGAAGAYGVTTMLYGVVLPGPIIAEAAPHLFHELIAAGHEAGLHGWDHVFWHDRMRHLPPQRLRSHLGRAWRLYKEITGQAPTTFASPGWQITPDGFLALATMGITHASCTRGERPFRPVVRGRVLPLVELPTTMPTLDEVLGRNGVTLESAAATLAQQVRPGELNVFTLHGEVEGRAQAPVLGELISRLQDQGVVFQRLVDAAHEALAGPLPAGDIRWGTVEGRAGELAFAAGGAV
- a CDS encoding glycosyltransferase, which translates into the protein MAAETHTHPEISVVIPVFNEEDNLVELHARLAATLNNFGSSWEVIYVDDGSKDGSWELLSRIQAQDAHARLVRFNRNYGQHMAIFAGFERVKGQVVVTLDADLQNPPEEVPKLVAKLNEGYDVVSGWRQNRHDSVLRKIPTWIVAKMTSRVVGVNLRDYGCMLRAYRREIVQAMCASQETSSYIPALANIYAASVAEIPVAHAERAGGESKYSIFKLIKLNFDLMTGFSVLPIQMISVMGVLVALVGLGFGVFLFVRRLIVGPEVEGVFTLFAILFVFVGLQILGVGLIGEYLGRVYREVRRRPRFVIRETKGPDSEA
- a CDS encoding phosphatase PAP2 family protein codes for the protein MRTVWLHHAEPAALVRRGIVLVAALGAMAGVMIWGMDQPVREALGAFGKGTFGHAWGQAAYWMGLGGTQIAAAVLVILAALGCKNFPWRRLGLDCLYAVVVAGLSTQVIKHIVGRARPRLNLSPADIIGPTFDSDWHSFVSGHAATSFALAAVLAARWPHGAPVFYTLAAFIAAGRIISGSHYASDVLGGMALGLAVGWLLVMRRNYQLAEAAR
- a CDS encoding glycosyltransferase family 39 protein — its product is MKDLWSNPVWQRRIYVLILLAVCAALFFGLGGMRDLWESDEARYAELGREMLNSGSFSHWVIPRLDYVIYLEKPPLYYWLTALSFAIFGVGEAAARLVPAFFGTLSVLLAFFLGREMWGEERAGFWSGLVLATSLMFFALSRVILVDMVLCFGVMLAVWGAWSLRAGRGWGLYAFWVGCAIGFLTKGVLGPGLAAMAVVLFAALALEWRLIKGLLDWRGPALFVLICAPWVIAAGLLQDGFIKYFFWDEQVGRLLTTKHHRFQPWWFYFALIPGAFFPWIALLPWAAWRTFPRQLWRSPEARPWLLCAVWFVGYFAFLTLSRSKMMHYALPMLPPLALIVARPLSGVMSWPRGAAAPAGLRASLTALAGLCLLAGLALLVVPATNPDISYAQAGPLLFAGPLVLALVSLGVWLVRGRAWSAAYAPLAVFLLLVLGAALAAPTLDRFRSVGPLVKPIAAQLRPSDLVATLGDYWHGTAFYAKRRVAVVDNWGELDFGRRLAPPAERSLWFMKGDQSLLKLMGGDRRVFVIAETPRWKKFQARAQRAPKALPLFAWATVGDKTLFSNRPPS
- a CDS encoding 3-deoxy-D-manno-octulosonic acid transferase, with protein sequence MKRALYSTALGLGTIAAAPFIAARLTRPAKRAATLARLGLGPLCRPPRLSPGGIWLHALSVGETASALPLVAGLRDHFPEKPIAFSSGTGQGLATAQDMVGDKADALFIRPLELPWALGPVLNALRPGLAILVEGDLWPGWQWSLAARGARRLLVNGRVSPRTLRGYRRMGGLARELFRGFDLVLMQTPTDRERLLSVGVEPAKVRVAGNLKFDSAPAQLGETGRAALAEELGLGGRMVLVAGSTHAGEDEACLDAFTQLRGAHPGLALLIAPREVERGGAVARLAEARGLSVARVSQGINPGADVVVLDVLGKLAPAYALGVAGFVGGSLTPIGGHNLLEPAAQGVPVIFGPHTHNFLEMARDLEAAGGGMRVGTGAELGAVWARLLDDPSEAGRIGAAALDFVAAHRGAVGRAVEAAEELLEGARG